GCGTCTTTTAGGACCTTTTCGCTGTTATTTTTTTGCCACAGACGATAGCCGGAGATGCCACAGAGGGCCAAAGCCAGTAGTAATAATAATCCATCTTGAACCCACAATTCTCCCACGGCTCCGCCCAAGCCTATAGCCAGGGCTGCCATTTCCCATCCTTCACGGGGTATAGTGTCATTTTGAATTCGTGCCACCTCGTGCCAAAATAGTAAATTGCGTTGGTCTATGGCCAGGTTTTCCCATTTTGCCAGGTCAATTTGGATTTCCACCTCATCCCTGCCGATTTCCTCGGTGCGAATGAGGGGAGGGTTTATTTCCGTGGAAGCCTCTACCATTACCCAACTTTGTAATTCTGGTGGCAGTAGGGTTTTCAGTCGTCTCAACTCGTTCATTTCTGCCCTAGCAGAGGAAGCCGTATAAGTCATAGTCTTTCTTTCCTCTCATCAATGGGGGGGGGACAGTTGCAAAAGTCCCCTCTTTCTATGCTAGTCTTATCAAAGTGTAATTGGCAATTTTAGCATGCATGGAACGTGGCTTAGTCTGGTCGGCCCTGTTATTGGTAATTGTTTGGCTCACCTGGAGCGGCAAACGAGAATATGATAAGTTACAAAAGTATCAAGAATGGGCTCGCCAGTTTGAGAAGTCCAAGTATGACATATATGCGGTATTGGGGAAAAAAGGGAATTCGTTGGTGGTAGGCATCCCCACACCCAAGGGCATAAAGGAGGAGAAGACAGTATCCCTTTCCAGGATAAGGGCAGTTGAGTTGTACTGGAAAAAACAGTTATTGTCTTCTGGGAAAGAGATACCGGAAAGGGGAGAAGGGCTGTTAGAATTAATCCTGGAGGAAGAGACCATTGAGGTGCCTTTTACTGACATTAGAATTGCTGCCCAATGGCGTGATTACCTAAATGGCCTGCTGGGGGGGGGTTAGTTGCCCTCAGCCATGGCCACTGCCTTGGCGGGGACTGTTTGATATACTTGGGAGAGGTACTGCATCATAGTTTGGGATTCGTCGTAGGGGAGGGGAATATCTCCCAATACCTCCAGGATATTTTTGGTGTTGTCAGTAGTGGGGGAGACAATGAAGAGGGAGGAGTCTGGAGGTTTTTCATAATCCCAGAAATTTTCTATGGAGAGGGGGGTGTAGGTTTTACTATTACCACTTTTGCGTTTGGGGACGGATTTTATTTTACCCAACTGTTCTGGTTGCCACTGTTTGCCAGACAGGCGCCAACTGCGCGCCACTCTTAGGGCTTCAAGGATTTGTTCCTTGCTTCTGCCTCGCAGTTGAAAGATAATAAAGGGGTCTTCCCGAAAACGCTCTGCCAGGTGATAATATACGGCGGCTATGTGTTTACAGGGATTAGCCTTGTCAGGACAGGTGCAACGGGCGCGTACGTCTGCTAAATTGAAAGGGAACAGACTAAGACCATTTTTGATGAAAACCTGTTCGATTTCTTCAGGCATTTCCCCCACCAACAACTGAGCGGAGATGAATGCCTTTTCGGACATAGTGGCAATCACATACCCCCAGTCGTCATCGGAAAACAGATCTAATCCCAGAGTCACCCTGTAGGGTTTTTCTTGACTTCCCTGGACTTCTGCTAACAATTGACACTGCTTGTTAAATTCTAGATTGAGGATATTCCCTTCCCGAGAGTAGTTTCTTCCCCTTTCTAGTCTTTTCTTAAATCGGTAGGAATCCAACAATTCTAGCCACTTGTCTACCCACCACTGCTTTTGTTGAATCATTGTCTACTCTGTACTACAATATTCCGGCAAACTGGATTACAATTGTACCATGGAGGAAAGAGGGAGATAAAAAGCAAGAAAGGCCACAAACATTTCTAAGATATATGTTAGTATCAGGGTAAGAAGTGTCAGAGCTAAAATGGACTAGGAGGGGGAATAGAAGCGGACAAGATTCCTACACCCTGTTCGTTGGTACCATTGAGAGAGAGAGTATGAAAGTGACAAAACGTGGACTAATTCTGGGGGCAACAGCCTTAACTATTTCCAGTGTAGCATTCACGGGTTTTGGATTACGTTTTTCCCAAACCCAGGCGTTTTTTAAAGATAGTCCCAAGGAGATAGTAGATGAGGTATGGCAGATAATCAACCGCCAATATGTGGATGCCACTTTCAACGGGGAAGATTGGCGTGAGGTACGGAGGGAATACCTCAATAGGGAGTACAGCAGCAAAGAAGAGGCCTATAAGGCCATCAAAGAAATGCTAAAAAGACTCAATGACCCCTATACTCGTTTTATGGATCCCGAAGAGTTCAAAAGCATGCAAATTGACACTTCAGGGGAGTTGACGGGTGTAGGAATTCAAATTACCAAGGAGGAGGATACGAAGAATATTGTAGTAATTGCACCCATTGAGGACACACCAGCCCAGAGGGCAGGTATTTTACCCAAGGACATTATACGCAAGGTAGATGGCAAAAGCACAGAGGGAATGGATTTAAATGAAGTGGTGTCCATGATAAGGGGCAAACCCGGCACCACAGTAACTCTTACCATTGAGCGCAACGGCGAAATTAAAGAATTTGTCCTAACCAGGGCTAGAATCGAAATCCACCCGGTAAAGGCTAGAATTGAAGAACAGCCGGGAATTGGTAAAATAGCCTATGTCCGTCTGGTGCAATTTAGCAGCAACGCTCCCAAGGAGATGCGGGAGGCTATAGTCAAGGGGGAGAAGGAGAATGTGAAAGGGTATATACTGGATTTGCGCTCCAACCCCGGCGGTTTGCTTTACTCCAGTGTGGAAATCGCCCGCATGTTCATCAACAGGGGGAGAATCGTCTCTACCGTTGACAGAGTTGGCGAGGTGGAGGTTCATAATGCCAATAACAGTGCTCTTACCAACAAGCCCGTGGTAGTATTGGTGGACGGCGGTTCGGCTAGTGCCAGTGAGATTCTTGCCGGAGCTCTTCAGGACTACAAGCGCGCTATAGTAGTTGGGACCCAGACATTCGGCAAGGGGTTGGTACAATCAGTGAGGGGCCTGGGAGACGGATCGGGTTTAGCGGTTACCATTGCCAAATACCTGACGCCCAAGGGGAGGGATATTAACAAGAACGGCATTACCCCAGATGTGATATACGAGTTGAATGAGAGAGAAAAAGAAGTACTAATGAAAGACAGAACAAAGATTGGCACCATGGACGATGCCCAGTATCGCAAGGCAGTAGAAGTGTTATCCCAGCAGGTAGCCATGAGAAAGTAGGGCTAAAACAGGCGGGAGAGGATATTAAGTCCTCGTTGAGCCACCTGTGAGTATTTCAACTGGCCAGTGAAGATTTTTACCATGGTTTTGCCAGCGGAGGGGTGTTTAACCCCCAGTTGGTAACTGAGACGGGGGAAGCGGTAAAATGCCTGAGACAGACGCTTGGCCCACATCATCTCTTTTCCCCATTCCTCGGCCATAGTGGCGCTGTAGTTATCTAGGGCATCCGTTTGGCCCGCCAGGCCGTTGATTATGGCTTCTGCCCCCTTCATGCCGCTGTAGACGGAGGGGCGGATGCCCTCGGCGGTGAAGGGATCAACCACACAGGCAGCTTCCCCCACCAGGATGGCCCTTTCGGCATGTAATTTTTGAACCCCATCCCAGAGGGCAATAGGGTGTCCGTATTCACAACCATCTTGTAGTCTAAGACAAAAGCCACTGGCATAGTTTTCCAGGAGCCTGTGGAAACTTTGAGCCTTGCGTCGTTTAGCAAAACCCCCTGCCCCTAGGGAATAGCCGTCTGCCTTAGGGAAATTCCAAGCATAACCGTGGGCCACCAGTCCAAATTCAAAGTAGGTGTCTGTTGTCGGTTGGGCAGCAGGGATTTCCACTTCTAAGGCTCCCACTACGGTTTTCTTCTGTTTTGTAAAACCCAGCCACCTGGCAGTATTCCCCTTAGCTCCATCTGCCCCTACAATATAGCTTCCCCGGAAGTGGCCTTTGGGCGTGTGGACAAGCCACGAGTCTTTTTGGAATTCTATGGCGGTAACTTCAGTGTCTGTGAGCAATTGAGCCCCTTGTTTGACTGCCTGTTGCACCAGGAAATAGTCAAACACATCCCTTCTTACCATCCAGATGGGGGTGTTGCCCAAATCGATGGCCACCACTTCCTCCTGTTGCCAGGTGCAGTAAACGGTATGGCTTTTGACGGAGATAGCCGGGGTTAAGTCAAAATCGAACCAAGACTGAATGGCCGGCGACACGCCCCCACCACAAGGCTTATAGCGAGGCAGAGAGGCCTTTTCTAACAGCAACACAGATACCCCCCGTTTAGCCAAGTGATAGGCCGCCGTTGCCCCGGAAGGCCCAGCACCTATTACAATACATTCGTATTTCATACTGTTACTAAAGTATACCCCCCTCCAGGGGGGGAAAGACACTACAGAGTCAGGGAATGGGGGTCATTTTCGATGACAGAGGCCAAATCCTGAAGGAAGGCCGCTGCATGAGCCCCATAAATGATACGGTGATCACAGGTGATGGTAACAGTCATGCGGTTGAAGATGCCAAACAAGCCCTCCTTGTTGGCAACCACTGTGGGGCGAGTACCGCCTATGGCCAGGATAGCACCTTGTCCTGGGGGGAGAATAGCATTAAACTGACTGACACCATACATCCCCAAGTTAGAAATAGTGAAGGTGCCAGTGCTATACTCGTCCGGTTGTAGTTGTTTGGCGCGGGCGCGATTTACCAAGTCTTGCCAGTTACGGGCGAGGGAGTATATGTCTAGACTGGCGGCGTTTTTCAACACTGGTGTAATCAAACCGCCATCGGGCATAGCTACGGCCACTGCGATGTTGATGGCATCATTATATTTTATTCCTCCTTCAGTGTAGGTGGCATTGAGGAGGGGATGTTTCTCCAGGGTGACTGCCACCGCCTTGGCCAATAGGACAGTCATAGTGACGCCCCTGGGTTTGATTTTGCGGTATAACTCCTCCAGAGCGTTAGTGGTAATGTCATAGCTGACTTGGAAGGTAGGTACATGGAGACTGGCCACCATGTTGCGCACCACTGCCTGTTGCAGGGTGTTGAAAGGCACCGTTTCTCCCGGAGGGGCAGTTGGCGCAGTAGTCGCTTCTTGGCTAAAAGAGGGCACGAAACTGGAACTGGGAGCTGTGTGAGAGGTTACTGGTGTAGTAGAAACTTTTCCGGCCGCCCTTTCCACGTCTTCTGCAGTAATCCTCCCGTTGACTCCTGTGCCTTTGATGGTGCGCAAATCCACATTTAACTCCCTAGCCAGTTTTTTCGCCCTAGGAGAGGCTATGATACGGCCACTGCCGCCATTGGTGGGGAGGGGTGTCTGTACTGTGGCTGTGGCTGCCGGGCCCGTAGCCGTGGCTGTTGCTGGCGTAGGTGGGGTTAGGGGAGTGTCTGCGGTAGCAGCTGTACTTGTAGTAAGCTGTTGTGCTCTTCTCCTGGCTTCCTCGATTTCTGCCTCTGTTTCGGCTATGTAACCAATGGTTTTGCCCACTGGCGCCTGTTCCCCTGCTGGTACTATAATGGTGGCCAAATAGCCAGAGTAGAAGGACTCTACATCCATATCTGCTTTGTCCGACTCTACCACCAGGATGGTTTCCCCCTTTTCCACCCTATCGCCGGGTTTTTTCTCCCAGGAAACTATTTTGCCCTCTGTCATGGTGGAACTGAGAGCCGGCATGAATATCTCGTAAATCATCTATCCTTGTAACTTTTCTATAAACGTTCAAACCTACAATTATATCAGTTGGCAGGTGGCATTTATTTTGCTTTTGCCTTTAGGGGGCGATCGCCTTAAAATGGAAACAGATACACCTACTCAACATGTCCTATAATGACTACTAGTGCCGACGCACCAAAGAAACTCTCCAGGGTAGAGACTATCAAGGAGAGGAGTAATTTTTTGAGGGAGCCTATAGCTACGGAGATAAACCAAGATACTACCCACTTCAGTGAGGATGGGGTGCAAATACTGAAATTCCACGGCTCCTATCAACAGGATAATCGAGATAATCGTAAAAAGGGGCAAGAAAAGGACTACCAGTTTATGTTGCGCACCCGCACCCCCGCCGGTTATGTGCCCCCCCAACTATATCTCACCCTCGACAGACTGGCAACTGATTACGGAAATAACACAATAAGAGCTACAACGAGACAGGGTTTTCAACTCCACGGGGTATTGAAGAAAAACCTAAAGACGGTTATAGCCACTATTATCCGCAACATGGGTTCAACCCTAGGAGCCTGTGGCGATGTTAACCGCAATGTCATGGCACCCCCTGCCCCCTATAAAAACCGTCCTGAATACCAGTACGCCTGGGAATATGCCCAAAAGGTGGCCGACTTACTCACCCCCCAAACCGGCGCCTATTATGAAATCTGGCTGGATGGGGAGAAAATTATCACCGCCGAGGAAGCCCCAGAGGTGAAGGCTGCCCGTCTTAAAAATACTAATGGCACTATTTTCCCT
The Geminocystis sp. M7585_C2015_104 genome window above contains:
- a CDS encoding DUF3318 domain-containing protein is translated as MTYTASSARAEMNELRRLKTLLPPELQSWVMVEASTEINPPLIRTEEIGRDEVEIQIDLAKWENLAIDQRNLLFWHEVARIQNDTIPREGWEMAALAIGLGGAVGELWVQDGLLLLLALALCGISGYRLWQKNNSEKVLKDAIEADEKAIQIATRFGYSLKTAYQSLGSALKTLIEQTPNRRQRKIYEERLQALRRSAARIKQQQQQKETQTTANQPLSPPPTSEGPRSSARMKNI
- a CDS encoding SWIM zinc finger family protein yields the protein MIQQKQWWVDKWLELLDSYRFKKRLERGRNYSREGNILNLEFNKQCQLLAEVQGSQEKPYRVTLGLDLFSDDDWGYVIATMSEKAFISAQLLVGEMPEEIEQVFIKNGLSLFPFNLADVRARCTCPDKANPCKHIAAVYYHLAERFREDPFIIFQLRGRSKEQILEALRVARSWRLSGKQWQPEQLGKIKSVPKRKSGNSKTYTPLSIENFWDYEKPPDSSLFIVSPTTDNTKNILEVLGDIPLPYDESQTMMQYLSQVYQTVPAKAVAMAEGN
- a CDS encoding S41 family peptidase, which encodes MKVTKRGLILGATALTISSVAFTGFGLRFSQTQAFFKDSPKEIVDEVWQIINRQYVDATFNGEDWREVRREYLNREYSSKEEAYKAIKEMLKRLNDPYTRFMDPEEFKSMQIDTSGELTGVGIQITKEEDTKNIVVIAPIEDTPAQRAGILPKDIIRKVDGKSTEGMDLNEVVSMIRGKPGTTVTLTIERNGEIKEFVLTRARIEIHPVKARIEEQPGIGKIAYVRLVQFSSNAPKEMREAIVKGEKENVKGYILDLRSNPGGLLYSSVEIARMFINRGRIVSTVDRVGEVEVHNANNSALTNKPVVVLVDGGSASASEILAGALQDYKRAIVVGTQTFGKGLVQSVRGLGDGSGLAVTIAKYLTPKGRDINKNGITPDVIYELNEREKEVLMKDRTKIGTMDDAQYRKAVEVLSQQVAMRK
- a CDS encoding geranylgeranyl reductase family protein: MKYECIVIGAGPSGATAAYHLAKRGVSVLLLEKASLPRYKPCGGGVSPAIQSWFDFDLTPAISVKSHTVYCTWQQEEVVAIDLGNTPIWMVRRDVFDYFLVQQAVKQGAQLLTDTEVTAIEFQKDSWLVHTPKGHFRGSYIVGADGAKGNTARWLGFTKQKKTVVGALEVEIPAAQPTTDTYFEFGLVAHGYAWNFPKADGYSLGAGGFAKRRKAQSFHRLLENYASGFCLRLQDGCEYGHPIALWDGVQKLHAERAILVGEAACVVDPFTAEGIRPSVYSGMKGAEAIINGLAGQTDALDNYSATMAEEWGKEMMWAKRLSQAFYRFPRLSYQLGVKHPSAGKTMVKIFTGQLKYSQVAQRGLNILSRLF
- a CDS encoding 2-oxo acid dehydrogenase subunit E2 — encoded protein: MIYEIFMPALSSTMTEGKIVSWEKKPGDRVEKGETILVVESDKADMDVESFYSGYLATIIVPAGEQAPVGKTIGYIAETEAEIEEARRRAQQLTTSTAATADTPLTPPTPATATATGPAATATVQTPLPTNGGSGRIIASPRAKKLARELNVDLRTIKGTGVNGRITAEDVERAAGKVSTTPVTSHTAPSSSFVPSFSQEATTAPTAPPGETVPFNTLQQAVVRNMVASLHVPTFQVSYDITTNALEELYRKIKPRGVTMTVLLAKAVAVTLEKHPLLNATYTEGGIKYNDAINIAVAVAMPDGGLITPVLKNAASLDIYSLARNWQDLVNRARAKQLQPDEYSTGTFTISNLGMYGVSQFNAILPPGQGAILAIGGTRPTVVANKEGLFGIFNRMTVTITCDHRIIYGAHAAAFLQDLASVIENDPHSLTL